A window of the Haloarcula litorea genome harbors these coding sequences:
- a CDS encoding helix-turn-helix transcriptional regulator: MDIDESALGDVQFLTGSAQRWHLLSALHESPARPRDLCESVDATRTTIQRILAGFREREWVRKEDGRYGLTVTGRRIHDRYRALLAEAERAREFGPLASNLGHVTEDLPTAALEDGELTVSTSGNPLAAVSRFTEWFRAAQGDVRAVSPIVAEPFNDIGAELLDDGTTIEFVIDASVLERSRSEYEDSFERGLDDDRIDIYVHPEPLSLGLVVDEGRCCLAAYDDGNNIRAVLESEDDAVYEWVRRLYERRRDRADPLTAVADGIR, encoded by the coding sequence ATGGACATCGACGAATCGGCGCTCGGCGACGTGCAGTTCCTCACCGGCTCGGCGCAGCGGTGGCACCTGCTGTCGGCGCTGCACGAGTCGCCGGCCCGACCCCGTGACCTGTGTGAGTCCGTCGACGCGACGCGGACGACGATCCAGCGCATCCTCGCGGGGTTCCGCGAACGCGAGTGGGTACGGAAGGAAGACGGGCGGTACGGGCTGACGGTCACGGGCCGGCGGATCCACGACCGCTATCGGGCGCTGTTGGCGGAGGCCGAACGCGCCCGCGAGTTCGGGCCCCTCGCGAGCAACCTCGGACACGTCACGGAGGACCTGCCGACCGCGGCACTGGAGGACGGAGAGCTGACGGTCAGCACGTCGGGGAACCCGCTGGCGGCGGTCAGTCGGTTCACGGAGTGGTTCCGGGCCGCACAGGGCGACGTGCGCGCGGTCTCGCCGATCGTCGCCGAACCCTTCAACGACATCGGCGCGGAGCTGCTGGACGACGGGACGACCATCGAGTTCGTCATCGACGCCAGCGTGCTCGAACGCTCCAGGTCGGAGTACGAGGACTCCTTCGAGCGCGGGCTCGACGACGACCGGATCGACATCTACGTCCACCCCGAGCCGCTGTCGCTGGGGCTGGTCGTCGACGAGGGACGGTGCTGTCTGGCGGCGTACGACGACGGCAACAACATCAGGGCGGTACTGGAGTCGGAGGACGACGCCGTCTACGAGTGGGTACGACGGCTCTACGAGCGGCGGCGTGACCGCGCCGACCCGCTCACGGCCGTCGCAGACGGGATTCGGTAG